A part of Streptomyces sp. NBC_01235 genomic DNA contains:
- a CDS encoding helicase C-terminal domain-containing protein, with product MSTEDQLAPRSLAAALRARDDASLAALLRARPDLITPVPTDLTQLATRAGTRASVVRALERLDRFALQTAEALAVADDPATYDELLGLMAGDARDPAVVQALPGALAALREQALVWGAADRLHLVRTARELLAPSPQHPSPTGLGPSVREATAGMSPGRIQEIVAAAGLPSTHDSVSAVAALTALFGHRKKMAALLAEAPADSLDVLERLVWGPPYGQVTHDPAARLRWLLDRGLLLPTAPGTVVLPREVALHLREGRAHRAPDPVPPAVAPVAAHRPQVVDATAAGQAYTALATVEELLKDWDEGGPAVLRAGGLSVRDLKRTAVALDVSEPVAAFWVELAYAAGLLASDGEADERYAATPEYDEWLERPPAERWAQLAQTWLAATRTSGVVGGRDLKERALAALGPGLDRSAAPEVRHRVLTLLAGLPEGASPDAEALLARLRWERPLRGPQSAQAGDEDLRSRLARWTLMEAEMLGVTGRGALSAHGRALLGAPAPAEPAPAPEAAHDAPAGPGDKLPAHHRPAVPDPGHLSPPEQAVATASAVRLLAPLLPEPLDHVLLQADLTAVAPGPLRRPLADVLNVLADVESKGGATVYRFTPGSVRRALDAGRSASDLHAFLAEHARTPVPQPLAYLIDDVARRHGHLRVGAASAYVRCDDDAVLNEILADKRAAVLRLRRLAPTVLAAQADPATLLDGLRAMGFAPAAESAEGDVLITRAHAHRTPPRTAPEPVPDGPPVPDATLLTAAIRAIRAGDLAATAPRKPTEDAAPLAPGELPRTSSAETLATVQAAVLTGEALWIGYVNAEGTASQRVIAPVRVEGGFVTAYDHTADEVRTYPLHRITGVAELADD from the coding sequence ATGAGCACCGAGGACCAGCTGGCCCCCCGCTCCCTGGCGGCTGCGCTCCGCGCCCGGGACGACGCTTCCCTGGCCGCGCTCCTGCGCGCCCGCCCCGACCTCATCACCCCGGTCCCCACGGATCTCACCCAGCTCGCCACCCGCGCCGGCACCCGCGCCTCCGTCGTCCGCGCGCTGGAGCGGCTCGACCGGTTCGCCCTGCAGACCGCGGAGGCGCTGGCCGTGGCCGACGACCCGGCGACGTACGACGAACTGCTCGGGCTGATGGCGGGCGACGCCCGCGACCCGGCCGTCGTCCAAGCGCTCCCCGGCGCCCTGGCGGCCCTGCGCGAACAGGCCCTCGTCTGGGGCGCCGCCGACCGCCTCCACCTCGTGCGCACCGCCCGCGAACTGCTCGCGCCGTCCCCGCAGCACCCGTCCCCGACGGGGCTCGGGCCGAGTGTGCGGGAGGCGACGGCGGGTATGTCGCCCGGCCGGATCCAGGAGATCGTGGCGGCGGCCGGGCTGCCGTCCACGCACGACTCGGTGTCCGCCGTCGCCGCGCTCACCGCCCTCTTCGGCCACCGCAAGAAGATGGCCGCCCTGCTCGCCGAGGCGCCCGCCGACTCCCTCGACGTGCTGGAGCGGCTGGTGTGGGGGCCGCCGTACGGGCAGGTCACCCACGACCCGGCGGCGCGGCTGCGCTGGCTGCTCGACCGCGGGCTGCTGTTGCCGACGGCGCCCGGGACCGTCGTCCTGCCCCGTGAGGTCGCCCTGCATCTGCGCGAGGGGCGGGCCCATCGCGCGCCCGATCCGGTGCCGCCGGCCGTGGCGCCGGTCGCCGCGCACCGGCCACAGGTTGTGGACGCGACGGCGGCCGGGCAGGCGTACACGGCGCTGGCGACCGTCGAGGAGCTGCTGAAGGACTGGGACGAGGGCGGCCCCGCGGTGCTGCGGGCCGGCGGGCTGAGCGTGCGCGACCTCAAGCGGACGGCCGTCGCGCTGGACGTGTCCGAGCCGGTGGCCGCGTTCTGGGTGGAGCTGGCGTACGCGGCCGGGCTGCTCGCCTCCGACGGCGAGGCCGACGAGCGGTACGCGGCGACCCCGGAGTACGACGAGTGGTTGGAGCGGCCGCCCGCCGAGCGGTGGGCGCAGTTGGCGCAGACATGGCTGGCGGCGACCCGGACCTCCGGGGTGGTCGGCGGCCGGGACCTCAAGGAGCGGGCGCTGGCGGCGCTGGGTCCGGGCCTGGACCGGTCTGCCGCGCCCGAGGTGCGCCACCGGGTGCTGACGCTGCTGGCCGGGCTGCCGGAGGGGGCCTCGCCCGACGCGGAGGCGCTGCTGGCCCGCCTGCGCTGGGAACGCCCCCTGCGCGGCCCGCAGAGCGCTCAGGCCGGTGACGAGGACCTGCGCTCCCGGCTGGCCCGCTGGACCCTGATGGAGGCCGAGATGCTGGGCGTGACCGGCCGGGGCGCGCTGTCGGCGCACGGTCGGGCCCTGCTGGGGGCACCGGCGCCGGCTGAACCGGCCCCCGCTCCCGAGGCCGCTCACGACGCTCCGGCCGGCCCCGGCGACAAACTGCCCGCCCACCACCGCCCGGCCGTCCCCGACCCGGGCCACCTCTCACCCCCCGAGCAGGCCGTCGCCACCGCGTCCGCCGTCCGTCTGCTGGCCCCCCTCCTCCCGGAGCCCCTGGACCACGTCCTGCTCCAGGCGGATCTGACGGCGGTCGCCCCCGGCCCGCTGCGGCGTCCGCTCGCCGACGTGCTGAACGTCCTCGCGGACGTCGAGTCCAAGGGCGGCGCGACCGTCTACCGTTTCACGCCCGGCTCGGTCCGCCGCGCCCTGGACGCCGGCCGCAGCGCCTCCGACCTGCACGCCTTCCTCGCCGAGCACGCGCGCACGCCGGTGCCGCAGCCGCTGGCGTACCTGATCGACGACGTGGCCCGTCGGCACGGCCATCTGCGGGTGGGCGCCGCCTCGGCGTATGTGCGCTGCGACGACGACGCCGTGCTGAACGAGATCCTCGCCGACAAGCGCGCCGCCGTCCTGCGCCTGCGCCGTCTGGCCCCCACCGTGCTCGCGGCCCAGGCCGACCCGGCGACCCTGCTCGACGGGCTGCGCGCGATGGGCTTCGCGCCGGCCGCCGAGTCCGCCGAGGGCGACGTCCTGATCACCCGCGCCCACGCCCACCGCACCCCGCCCCGCACGGCCCCCGAGCCGGTGCCGGACGGCCCGCCGGTCCCCGACGCCACGCTCCTCACGGCGGCGATCCGCGCGATCCGGGCCGGCGACCTGGCCGCCACGGCGCCCCGCAAGCCGACGGAGGACGCCGCCCCGCTCGCCCCTGGCGAACTCCCCCGCACCAGCTCCGCCGAGACCCTCGCCACCGTGCAGGCGGCCGTCCTCACCGGCGAGGCCCTGTGGATCGGCTACGTCAACGCCGAGGGCACCGCCAGCCAGCGCGTCATCGCCCCGGTGCGGGTGGAGGGTGGCTTCGTGACGGCGTACGACCACACGGCGGACGAGGTCCGCACGTACCCGCTGCACCGGATCACGGGAGTGGCGGAACTCGCGGACGACTGA
- a CDS encoding DNA repair helicase XPB — MNGPLIVQSDKTLLLEVDHEQADDCRRAIAPFAELERAPEHIHTYRVTPLGLWNARAAGHDAEQVVDALVQYSRYPVPHALLVDIAETMDRYGRLTLSKHPAHGLVLTTTDRPVLEEILRSKRVAPLIGARIDPDTVVVHPSERGQIKQTLLKLGWPAEDLAGYVDGEAHAIELDENGWALRPYQKQAVENFWHGGSGVVVLPCGAGKTLVGAGAMAQAKSTTLILVTNTVSARQWKHELVKRTSLTEEEIGEYSGTRKEIRPVTIATYQVLTTRRKGVYPHLELFDSRDWGLILYDEVHLLPAPVFKFTADLQARRRLGLTATLVREDGRESDVFSLIGPKRFDAPWKEIEAQGYIAPADCVEVRVNLTDSERLAYATAEAEEKYRFCATTATKRKVTEAIVRRFAGQQILVIGQYIDQLDELGEHLNAPVIKGETSNAQREKLFDAFRQGEISVLVVSKVANFSIDLPEATVAVQVSGTFGSRQEEAQRLGRVLRPKADGHQAHFYSVVARDTIDQDFAAHRQRFLAEQGYAYRIMDADELLAEGA; from the coding sequence GTGAACGGACCGCTGATCGTCCAGTCGGACAAGACTCTGCTCCTGGAGGTCGACCACGAGCAGGCCGACGACTGCCGTCGGGCCATCGCGCCGTTCGCTGAACTGGAGCGGGCGCCGGAGCACATCCACACCTACCGGGTGACCCCGCTGGGCCTGTGGAACGCGCGGGCGGCCGGGCACGACGCCGAGCAGGTCGTGGACGCGCTCGTGCAGTACAGCCGCTACCCGGTGCCGCACGCGCTGCTCGTCGACATCGCCGAGACGATGGACCGCTACGGGCGGCTGACGCTCAGCAAGCACCCGGCGCACGGCCTGGTGCTGACGACCACCGACCGGCCGGTGCTGGAGGAGATCCTGCGCTCCAAGCGGGTCGCCCCGCTCATCGGCGCCCGGATCGACCCGGACACCGTCGTGGTGCACCCCTCCGAGCGCGGGCAGATCAAGCAGACGCTGCTGAAGCTGGGCTGGCCGGCCGAGGACCTCGCGGGGTACGTCGACGGCGAGGCGCACGCGATCGAGCTGGACGAGAACGGGTGGGCGCTGCGGCCCTACCAGAAGCAGGCGGTGGAGAACTTCTGGCACGGCGGGAGCGGCGTCGTCGTCCTGCCGTGCGGCGCGGGCAAGACCCTCGTCGGCGCCGGGGCGATGGCCCAGGCGAAATCCACCACCCTCATCCTCGTCACGAACACGGTCTCGGCGCGGCAGTGGAAGCACGAGCTGGTGAAGAGGACGTCGCTGACCGAGGAGGAGATCGGCGAGTACAGCGGGACGAGGAAGGAGATCCGGCCCGTCACCATCGCCACCTACCAGGTGCTGACGACCCGGCGGAAGGGCGTCTACCCGCACCTGGAGCTGTTCGACTCCCGGGACTGGGGGCTGATCCTCTACGACGAGGTGCACCTGCTGCCCGCGCCCGTCTTCAAGTTCACCGCGGACCTCCAGGCCCGCCGCCGTCTCGGCCTGACCGCGACCCTCGTCCGCGAGGACGGCCGCGAGTCGGACGTGTTCTCGCTCATCGGGCCGAAGCGGTTCGACGCGCCGTGGAAGGAGATCGAGGCGCAGGGCTACATCGCGCCCGCGGACTGTGTCGAGGTCCGGGTCAACCTGACCGACTCCGAGCGGCTGGCGTACGCGACCGCCGAGGCGGAGGAGAAGTACCGCTTCTGTGCGACGACCGCGACGAAGCGGAAGGTGACGGAGGCGATCGTGCGGCGGTTCGCCGGGCAGCAGATCCTCGTCATCGGGCAGTACATCGATCAGCTCGACGAGTTGGGCGAGCACCTGAACGCCCCCGTCATCAAGGGCGAGACCTCCAACGCCCAGCGCGAGAAGCTCTTCGACGCGTTCCGGCAGGGCGAGATCAGCGTGCTGGTCGTCTCGAAGGTCGCCAACTTCTCGATCGACCTGCCGGAGGCGACGGTCGCCGTCCAGGTCTCGGGCACCTTCGGCTCCCGCCAGGAGGAGGCCCAGCGTCTGGGGCGGGTCCTGCGCCCGAAGGCGGACGGCCACCAGGCCCACTTCTACTCCGTCGTCGCCCGGGACACCATCGACCAGGACTTCGCGGCACACCGCCAGCGCTTCCTGGCGGAACAGGGCTACGCCTACCGGATCATGGACGCGGACGAACTGCTGGCCGAAGGGGCCTGA
- a CDS encoding HelD family protein, with the protein MSTPSLPAHDDDPLARERGHLTSSRAALRAMREDVEALDISDVTANWVNAQILERQIGERVKALADLSDTPLFFGRLDYLHAPGADRAEGAEGERFYIGRRHVHDGDGDPMVIDWRAPVSQPFYRASKKDPMDVGLRRRFGYTGGDLTAYEDEHLSDPAAGALSGSAGGARTSKLLQQEIERPRVGPMRDIVATIQPEQDEIVRSGLGGTVCVQGGPGTGKTAVGLHRVAYLLYAHRERLARTGTLVIGPNRSFLHYIEQVLPALGELTVRQGTVDDLVAHVEVRGADDAAAAVVKGDARMAEVLRRAVYSHVTMSAEPIVVVRGSRRWRVPAYELEQMVRELLDRDIRYGAAREALPQRIAHAVLVQMERSGEAPDDRVQDAVARNSAVKAAVKAVWPAVDPAKLVLRLLSDAEFLATHAQGVLSEDEQKTILWARPVRSVKAARWSAADAVLIDETADLVERTHSLGHVVLDEAQDLSPMQYRAVGRRCTTGSATVLGDLAQGTTPWATRSWEEALGHLGKTDAVIEELTAGFRVPTDVITYASRLLPHIAPGLTPVASVRENPGFFDLRPVGGDAEVVAACEELLRNEGSTGLIAADARIPALAEALTVAGLAHLSPGEETTAETRLTLVPASLAKGLEYDYVVLDEPRAVVDGEPDERTGLRRLYVALTRAVSGLIVTHTAPLPTQLD; encoded by the coding sequence TTGTCCACGCCGTCCCTGCCCGCCCACGACGACGACCCCCTCGCCCGCGAACGCGGCCACCTCACGTCCTCCCGGGCCGCCCTGCGCGCCATGCGCGAGGACGTCGAGGCCCTCGACATCAGCGACGTCACCGCGAACTGGGTCAACGCCCAGATCCTGGAGCGGCAGATCGGGGAGCGCGTCAAGGCGCTCGCCGACCTCAGCGACACCCCGCTGTTCTTCGGCCGCCTCGACTACCTGCACGCACCGGGTGCCGACCGGGCAGAGGGCGCGGAGGGGGAAAGGTTCTACATCGGGCGGCGGCACGTTCACGACGGTGACGGCGACCCGATGGTCATCGACTGGCGTGCGCCGGTCTCGCAGCCGTTCTACCGGGCCTCGAAGAAGGACCCGATGGACGTCGGGCTGCGCCGCCGCTTCGGCTACACCGGCGGCGACCTCACCGCGTACGAGGACGAGCACCTCTCGGACCCGGCGGCTGGGGCACTGTCCGGCTCCGCCGGGGGCGCCCGCACCAGCAAGCTGCTCCAGCAGGAGATCGAGCGGCCGCGTGTCGGCCCGATGCGGGACATCGTCGCCACCATCCAGCCCGAGCAGGACGAGATCGTCCGCAGCGGGCTGGGCGGGACGGTCTGCGTGCAGGGAGGCCCGGGCACCGGAAAGACGGCCGTCGGCCTGCACCGGGTCGCCTACCTCCTCTACGCCCACCGCGAGCGGCTCGCCCGCACGGGCACGCTGGTCATCGGGCCGAACAGGTCCTTCCTCCACTACATCGAGCAAGTGCTGCCAGCGCTGGGTGAGTTGACGGTCCGCCAGGGAACGGTGGACGACCTGGTGGCCCATGTGGAGGTGCGGGGCGCGGACGACGCGGCGGCGGCGGTCGTCAAGGGCGACGCGAGGATGGCGGAGGTGCTGCGGCGGGCCGTCTACTCGCACGTCACCATGTCGGCCGAGCCGATCGTCGTCGTGCGCGGCTCGCGGCGCTGGCGGGTTCCGGCGTACGAACTGGAGCAAATGGTAAGGGAGTTGCTCGACCGGGACATCCGCTACGGTGCCGCCCGCGAGGCCCTGCCGCAGCGCATCGCGCACGCGGTGCTGGTGCAGATGGAGCGCTCGGGCGAGGCCCCGGACGACCGCGTGCAGGACGCCGTCGCCCGCAACAGCGCGGTGAAGGCGGCCGTGAAGGCGGTCTGGCCGGCCGTCGACCCGGCGAAACTCGTCCTGCGGCTGCTGTCCGACGCGGAGTTCCTCGCCACGCACGCGCAGGGCGTGCTGAGCGAGGACGAGCAGAAGACGATCCTGTGGGCAAGGCCGGTGCGGTCCGTGAAGGCGGCCAGGTGGTCGGCGGCGGACGCGGTGCTGATCGACGAGACGGCGGACCTCGTCGAGCGCACGCACTCCCTCGGCCACGTAGTCCTGGACGAGGCGCAGGACCTGTCCCCCATGCAGTACCGGGCGGTCGGCCGCCGTTGCACGACGGGTTCGGCGACCGTGCTGGGCGACCTCGCGCAGGGCACCACCCCCTGGGCGACCCGGAGTTGGGAGGAGGCCCTCGGTCACCTCGGCAAGACGGACGCGGTGATCGAGGAACTGACGGCCGGTTTCCGCGTCCCGACGGACGTCATCACCTACGCCTCCCGCCTGCTCCCGCACATCGCCCCGGGCCTCACCCCCGTCGCGTCGGTCCGTGAGAACCCCGGCTTCTTCGACCTCCGGCCGGTCGGCGGTGACGCCGAAGTCGTCGCGGCCTGCGAGGAGTTGCTGCGCAACGAGGGCTCGACGGGCCTGATCGCGGCCGACGCCCGGATCCCGGCACTGGCCGAAGCGCTGACGGTGGCGGGCCTCGCCCACCTGTCCCCCGGTGAGGAGACGACGGCCGAGACCCGCCTCACCCTGGTCCCGGCCTCCCTGGCCAAGGGCCTGGAGTACGACTACGTCGTCCTGGACGAACCCCGGGCGGTCGTCGACGGCGAACCGGACGAACGGACGGGCCTGCGCCGCCTGTACGTGGCCCTGACCCGAGCGGTGTCGGGCCTGATCGTGACCCACACGGCCCCGCTGCCGACGCAGCTCGACTGA
- a CDS encoding copper homeostasis protein CutC, protein MSKRAVLEVIALDVEDAVAAQAGGADRLELITDIAADGLTPPVAAFAGIRSAVDLSLRVMLRLSEGFAAGTAEDVDRLVRVAGELRAAGAEEFVLGFLDAEGGVDLPAVERVVAELDGCRWTFHRALDHATDRDALRKQLDGLPGLDTYLTAGAAAGVDAGLPTLLAEAGRHGEPGYEQQLLVGGALRLDHVPVLRAAGIDAFHIGGASRPNGWTGPASAEAVREWRRAVDAERAE, encoded by the coding sequence ATGAGCAAGCGTGCAGTTCTGGAGGTGATCGCCCTCGACGTCGAGGACGCGGTCGCCGCCCAGGCCGGAGGCGCGGACCGCCTCGAGCTGATCACCGACATCGCCGCCGACGGGCTCACCCCGCCGGTCGCGGCCTTCGCCGGGATCCGGTCCGCCGTCGACCTCTCCCTGCGCGTGATGCTGAGACTGTCCGAGGGCTTCGCGGCGGGAACCGCCGAGGACGTCGACCGCCTCGTCCGGGTCGCCGGCGAGCTGCGGGCGGCCGGCGCGGAGGAGTTCGTGCTCGGGTTCCTGGACGCGGAGGGCGGGGTGGACCTGCCCGCGGTGGAACGGGTCGTCGCCGAGTTGGACGGCTGCCGCTGGACCTTCCACCGCGCCCTCGACCACGCCACCGACCGTGACGCCCTGCGCAAGCAGCTGGACGGCCTTCCGGGACTGGACACCTACCTCACGGCCGGTGCCGCGGCGGGCGTCGACGCCGGGCTCCCCACCCTCCTCGCCGAAGCGGGCCGCCACGGAGAACCGGGCTACGAGCAGCAACTCCTCGTGGGCGGAGCCCTGCGCCTCGACCACGTCCCGGTCCTGCGTGCGGCCGGCATCGACGCCTTCCACATCGGCGGCGCGTCCCGCCCGAACGGCTGGACCGGCCCGGCATCGGCGGAGGCCGTGCGGGAGTGGCGGCGGGCGGTGGACGCAGAGCGGGCAGAGTAG
- a CDS encoding HD domain-containing protein yields MADLDALRSRFSHALERARSPLGGPDPVPYADNLLARWQEPQRRYHTLTHLTAVLDRVDELQASADDPDVVRLAAWFHDAVYLPDRSENEERSARLAERALSEAGVSRERTAEVARLVRLTVTHDPADDDPDGQVLCDADLAILAAPPSAYAAYTAAVREEYHFVPNDAFRAGRAAVLRQLLDLPRLFRTPYGSERWEETARYNLRGELELLTS; encoded by the coding sequence ATGGCCGATCTCGACGCCCTGCGCAGCCGCTTCAGTCACGCCCTGGAGAGAGCCCGGTCCCCCCTCGGCGGTCCCGACCCCGTGCCGTACGCCGACAACCTCCTCGCCCGCTGGCAGGAGCCGCAGCGCCGCTATCACACGCTCACGCACCTCACCGCGGTCCTCGACCGCGTCGACGAGCTCCAGGCGTCCGCCGACGACCCCGACGTCGTCCGGCTGGCCGCCTGGTTCCACGACGCCGTCTACCTGCCCGACCGCTCCGAGAACGAGGAGCGCTCCGCCCGGCTCGCCGAACGAGCCCTGTCCGAGGCCGGGGTCTCGCGGGAGCGGACGGCCGAGGTCGCGCGGCTCGTCCGGCTCACCGTCACCCACGACCCGGCCGACGACGACCCCGACGGCCAGGTCCTGTGCGACGCCGACCTCGCGATCCTCGCCGCGCCGCCGTCCGCGTACGCCGCCTACACCGCCGCCGTCCGCGAGGAGTACCACTTCGTGCCGAACGACGCCTTCCGCGCCGGCCGGGCGGCCGTCCTGCGCCAGCTCCTCGACCTGCCCCGGCTGTTCAGGACGCCGTACGGCAGCGAGCGGTGGGAGGAGACGGCCCGCTACAACCTGCGGGGCGAGCTGGAGTTGCTCACCTCTTGA
- a CDS encoding DUF4031 domain-containing protein, protein MTVYIDPPNWPGHGRMWSHLVSDVSYAELHVFADGLGVPRRAFERDHYDIPSHRYAEVVAAGAVEVSSREVIRLLTTSGLRRRKGGGAA, encoded by the coding sequence GTGACCGTCTATATCGACCCGCCGAACTGGCCGGGCCACGGCCGTATGTGGTCCCACCTCGTCAGCGACGTCTCGTACGCCGAACTGCACGTGTTCGCCGACGGGTTGGGCGTCCCCCGCCGCGCCTTCGAACGCGACCACTACGACATCCCGTCCCATCGTTACGCCGAGGTGGTGGCGGCCGGCGCGGTCGAGGTGAGCAGCCGTGAGGTGATCCGGCTGCTGACGACGTCCGGCCTGCGCAGACGCAAGGGCGGCGGTGCGGCCTAG
- the murQ gene encoding N-acetylmuramic acid 6-phosphate etherase — MNSRDLRAELEVMTTEGFRAELAGIDLLPTLDLARLMNKEDAAVPGAVGAQLPRIAAVVDAVAERMARGGRLVYAGAGTAGRLGVLDASECPPTFNTGPGQVVGLIAGGPPAMVTSVEGAEDSRELAEADLAALSLTPDDTVVGVSASGRTPYAIGAVAYARARGALTVGLACNAGSALAAAAEHGIEVVVGPELLTGSTRLKAGTAQKLVLNMISTITMIRLGKTYGNLMVDVRASNEKLRARSRRIVVLATGADDGEVEAALATTGGEVKNAILVLLAGVDGPTAARLLEESGGHLRAALASANG; from the coding sequence ATGAACTCACGTGATCTGCGCGCCGAACTCGAGGTAATGACCACCGAAGGCTTCCGGGCCGAGCTCGCCGGGATCGATCTGCTGCCCACCCTCGATCTCGCCCGGCTCATGAACAAGGAGGACGCCGCCGTTCCCGGCGCCGTGGGCGCGCAGCTTCCCCGGATCGCCGCCGTCGTCGACGCCGTCGCCGAGCGGATGGCGCGTGGAGGACGGCTGGTGTACGCCGGCGCCGGTACCGCCGGGCGGCTCGGGGTGCTCGACGCGTCCGAGTGTCCGCCGACCTTCAACACCGGCCCCGGGCAGGTCGTCGGGCTGATCGCGGGCGGGCCGCCGGCGATGGTGACGTCCGTCGAGGGCGCCGAGGACTCCCGGGAGCTCGCCGAGGCGGACCTGGCCGCCCTCTCCCTCACCCCCGACGACACGGTGGTCGGCGTGTCCGCCTCCGGCCGCACCCCGTACGCGATCGGCGCCGTGGCGTACGCGCGGGCGCGGGGTGCCCTGACCGTCGGGCTGGCCTGCAACGCGGGCAGTGCGCTGGCCGCTGCCGCCGAGCACGGGATCGAGGTGGTCGTGGGGCCCGAGCTGCTCACCGGCTCCACCCGGCTGAAGGCGGGCACGGCGCAGAAGCTGGTGCTCAACATGATCTCGACGATCACGATGATCCGGCTGGGCAAGACGTACGGGAACCTGATGGTCGACGTCCGCGCCTCGAACGAGAAGCTGCGCGCCCGTTCGCGGCGCATCGTGGTGCTGGCGACCGGGGCGGACGACGGGGAGGTCGAGGCGGCCCTCGCGACCACCGGCGGCGAGGTGAAGAACGCGATCCTGGTGCTGCTGGCCGGGGTGGACGGGCCGACGGCCGCCCGCCTTCTGGAGGAGTCCGGGGGGCATCTGCGCGCCGCGCTCGCCTCCGCGAACGGCTGA
- a CDS encoding PTS transporter subunit EIIC translates to MRIDSSSTAAAILPLVGGPANVTSVAHCMTRLRLGLTDPSRADEEALRAVPGVLGLVVDGGSYQVVLGPGAVTTVTAAFEKLLAHPSAADELGARGAELRAAQKQRNATPLKSALRRLAAVFVPLIPALIGCGILAGLNGLLLNAGWLPGLTPALTAVASAFMALIAVFVGYHTAKEFGGTPILGGAVAAIVAYPGVAKVTAFGVTLAPGQGGVLGALAAALLATAVEKWCRGRVPEALDVLLTPTLTVLVAGLGTLYGLMYAAGAVSSAIGTAANWLLATTGAFAGLVLGGLFLPLVMLGLHQALIPIHTTLIDQQGYTVLLPVLAMAGAGQVGAAVAVYVRLRHNTSIRTTIRSALPAGLLGVGEPLIYGVSLPLGRPFLTACAGGAAGGAFVGFFAMLGDKVGATAIGPSGWALFPLLAGNRGLGVTAAIYAGGLLTGYAVGFAATYFFGVTDRVSGAAATSLSGSPTPSRSR, encoded by the coding sequence GTGCGTATCGACTCCTCCTCCACAGCCGCCGCGATCCTGCCCCTGGTGGGCGGCCCCGCGAACGTCACCTCCGTCGCCCACTGCATGACCCGGCTGCGGCTGGGCCTGACCGATCCGTCGCGGGCGGACGAGGAGGCGCTGCGGGCGGTGCCCGGGGTGCTCGGGCTCGTCGTGGACGGCGGCTCGTACCAGGTGGTCCTCGGACCGGGGGCGGTGACGACGGTGACGGCCGCGTTCGAGAAGCTGCTCGCCCACCCCTCGGCCGCCGACGAACTGGGCGCGCGGGGCGCCGAGTTGAGGGCGGCGCAGAAGCAGCGCAACGCGACCCCGCTGAAGAGCGCCCTGCGCCGTCTCGCCGCCGTCTTCGTGCCGCTCATCCCCGCCCTCATCGGCTGCGGGATCCTCGCCGGCCTCAACGGTCTCCTCCTCAACGCCGGCTGGCTGCCGGGCCTCACGCCCGCCCTGACCGCCGTCGCCTCCGCCTTCATGGCGCTGATCGCCGTCTTCGTCGGCTACCACACGGCGAAGGAGTTCGGCGGCACACCGATCCTGGGCGGCGCGGTCGCGGCGATCGTCGCCTACCCGGGGGTCGCGAAGGTGACGGCGTTCGGGGTGACGCTCGCCCCTGGCCAGGGCGGGGTCCTCGGCGCGCTGGCCGCCGCGCTGCTGGCGACGGCCGTGGAGAAGTGGTGCCGCGGCCGGGTGCCGGAGGCCCTGGACGTGCTCCTCACCCCCACCCTGACGGTCCTCGTCGCCGGCCTCGGCACCCTGTACGGCCTGATGTACGCGGCCGGCGCGGTCTCCTCGGCCATCGGCACGGCCGCGAACTGGCTGCTCGCGACGACCGGCGCCTTCGCGGGCCTCGTGCTCGGCGGCCTCTTCCTGCCCCTGGTGATGCTCGGCCTCCACCAGGCCCTCATCCCCATCCACACCACCCTCATCGACCAGCAGGGCTACACGGTCCTCCTGCCCGTCCTGGCGATGGCGGGCGCGGGCCAGGTCGGCGCGGCAGTCGCGGTGTACGTCCGCCTCCGCCACAACACCTCGATCCGTACGACGATCAGGTCGGCGCTCCCCGCGGGGCTGCTGGGCGTCGGCGAACCGCTCATCTACGGGGTGTCGCTCCCGCTGGGCCGCCCCTTCCTCACCGCCTGCGCGGGCGGTGCGGCCGGCGGAGCCTTCGTCGGCTTCTTCGCGATGCTCGGCGACAAGGTGGGCGCGACGGCGATCGGCCCGTCCGGCTGGGCCCTGTTCCCGCTGCTCGCGGGCAACCGGGGGCTGGGCGTGACGGCGGCGATCTACGCGGGCGGGCTGCTGACGGGGTACGCGGTCGGCTTCGCGGCGACGTACTTCTTCGGCGTCACCGACCGCGTGAGCGGGGCCGCCGCCACTTCCCTTTCCGGTAGCCCGACACCTTCGCGATCCAGGTGA